AGTCTTATTTCTAAGCCTCTGCTTTAATTGCTGGGTTTGACATTACCTCTGTTCCTGTTGACATGAAAACCCCATGAATTAAAACCTCCCAAACCCTAGTGTTCAGTTTcccttattttctgcttcttccatcTCTTCTGCAGTATAGAGACCATTAGCTTGATACTTCCAGTCAAGAGTTCTTAATACGAACTTATATGAATAtgattaatatattaatatggGCTATACTATACAGATGGCCATTTTGTCTGAATCAGGATAGATATCATTAGAAAATAACCTACCTGTGTCAGATTTTCCCTTTGGGGAtatctgctcttctgcagacaGGGTCTGATTTCCTGCATCACTTTGGCTCTTCCTAAATGAATagcatttgaaagaaatttgATTTAAGTCATTAATACATCCTCCATGTAAATACttggagagagggagaaattTCCTGCTTTATGTATGTCATCTGCCACCTTAGAGAACCTTATGCAAGTTCATACGGTAGTTATATTAAACCTTATATTGTATTAAAACCATATTAAACCTCACTTTTTAGTGCCCATATTTGCTGAATCCTCAACTTGCTTAAAAATCTGCTTCAGCTATGAAGATATGTTTTCCTGGGCTGAAATTTAGTGACATTAAATTACCAGAAGTACATGCTTAACCTGAATGTGtggaaaatacattattattattatcagtcATGGCCTGTATTTTAATATGATCCAATATATTACCTTGTAAAAGTTAATCCTTTAAGGTGTAAGTTAGTTAGTGGCGCATCACTAACTccaaaatgtgtgtgtttttccccccagtttttgatgatgaagaagaaagcaaattgtCTTACACAGAAATCTATCAGGAGTACCAAGCCCTGGTGAGTGTTATTCACTGTTTGGGGTAGGTTTCTAAGAAACCTAATTTAACATGTTAAAGTAGGATTTAGATGAACTTCTGATGGGGTTATCTTTGTCATTTAGGATTTTCTAATGTTGCCTCTTACAGGTGTTACTCAGAAATCCTTTGAGTCACAGGTGTCATGCTTAAACACAAGATaagtagaaaagaaacaagtgcaCAGTCATATCTGTTATGCTGTGtaacatatttttcattaaaattaacagACCCACTAGCTAAAAGGCTGATAAGGTTCATCTTTTCTGTCAAGTTAGAATGCCCAACAACACAATGTGTGACATGTATAACTTGTGTTCACTAATAAGTCCCATAAATCTTTTGAATTAACTTGCAATAATGGGAGAAAAACTTAATCAGTAagtcttgtattttctttcaggttGAAAAATTATTAGAAGACTATCTTAAAGAAGTTGGAATTAATGAAGAGAAGTTTCAAGAAGCTTTTTCATCTCCTCTTGCAAAGACACATACTTCACAGGTATTCCCTTTGTTAAGGAACGTAGAGACTGACTTTTTAGGTTTGTATTTTCACTAATGTAGCAGGGTGGAGATGAAACtgcaaagttttctttttaagagtgTAATTGTATAAAAgataatatgtttttatttgcacTTTGAAAATAATGACAGGTATTTGCGTGTCGGACACCTTTGGAGATTATCTTCTatgctttttgtattttctaaacCAAGCCTCTCAAGCTTAGGGTATTTCTGCCACGTTTGTTTGCatatttgtcagctttatgtGAGTCTTCAGTCATTCATAGCAACAAACTTAAAAAATAGACATATTCCATAAACTAAAAGATGTTTTCCTCTGATTTTataataaaacagtaaaatctGTAAGAGAAACATTAGCCTTGAAAACAGAAGACACGATTGGGCAGCTCTTCCCCTGCTCAAAGAGATCTTTCAGAATTGCCTCAGGTATTTGGGGCAGAGCAGTGGGTGTTTCTGCTGCCAGTTCAAACTGGGCTCTGTTGACATACCTCCTCCTCTATGTGTAACCAGCTTCTTCAGAGCACACATTCCTCACTCCAGCTTATGCATTTATGCAGGAAGTCACATGAATTGCAGTTGGAAACTTACACTGGGAATCTCTCCAGGTTTTGTGCTAGTGTTATTGTAGACATATTGATCTCAAGACATAAGccatcaaattattttcttgactGTCAGCTCAACCTGTATGGCTGGAAAATAGATAGGAGAATTAAATCTAATTATTAAAAACATGCTCTAAACCTTCATGTAATTCCAAGCAGCCTGAGTTGGTTTTGATTTCTCTATGATTTTTAACCCTGGGCATGTTTTCTCCCCACAGGCCATTTTGCAAACAGTGTTGGCAGCAGAAGATTTtagactgtttaaaaaaatgatgGTACAGAAAAACATTGAAATGCAATTGCAAGCTCTTAGTatcattaaagaaagaaatggtaAGAAGGGGTGAGCGTGGGGTTTCACTTCATCTTTTTAGTGTTCTGTTGATGACTCTGTAATCCTTTTGTAACCAAGTATGGAATACTGGTTCAGTTCCAGTTCAAGTTAATGGAAAACATGCAGCTGATGGTACTGGGACTGGGATTTCAATACTCAGTCCCTTTCCTGTATTCTCAGTGAGAGCTGACTATAGTCCTTTTTAAATTAACAGATTTTTAAGCTCTATTTGTCTAAATCTTTCTGTGAAGCTTGACTTagttttttgttaaataattttGGTGATAATTTTGGGTGTTAAAGCAATTACATCAGTTCATCAACAGTGACAATATTGATAGTTTGAATTGTGCTACTTGCATGGCAATGATGTTGTATTATCTGCTGTGCCTACTTTGCAATTCAGGCTGTACAGTTGCATATGCATAACCCAGAAGCAGAAGTTATGGCTTCAGCATGCTAATACATGCTTCCAAAGAAGAGGAATTTACACAGagctttgctgctctgctgatgTTTCTGAAAGGATTTTCATCTACCTGCTCCTTTACTTCATGTCTTTAGTTTTACCATTTTATCTCCTTCCTGCATGATGATTTTTGAGAATCATTTCTAAATGTCAACTTTCATTAACAGCTAGATGTGAAAATGGTTCAGTTGGCCACAGCCAAATTGAGTCTGTGGGAAATGCCATGTAATGATCAATGCAGAGTATGGCTTATGCTTTACCCTTACATGTCTGAACTTTATGGGTCAGAAACCTTTGCCGTTTTGCTGCTAGCAGTGATGCCCAGGATATAGAATCGTTTTGGAAGCAGGTCCATAGAGGAAGAATTAGATGGgtttgagtttgttttctttctcttcactaCCTGAAGATGATGCCAAATGGACTatagaataattttctttggagaaatgcagaaatcttGCCATGATTTTTGTAGGTGTCTTGCCTGACTGCTTGACAGAGGGCTCTGATGTATTCAGTGAAATCgaacaagaagaaatgaaaatactgagGGAGGTTCTAAGGTAAAAAATTAATCAGTCCTACTTTGTACATTgttttacaataaaaaataaaggtctGTAGGACCTAAGTGCTCCAGCCTCTCCCAGGAAACTGCCTTCATCTTATAGATGACATGAATGTCCTTGGCAAAGTCCTACCTAAGAGAACATGAAAGGTGCTAGACTGTGGGTGTGATCAGGAGTATTTAAAGACTGAGATAACTGCTCCACCATGATGGTGGATGCATTGAATGATGTGCAGCTTGAAGAGCCCCATCATTTCCATCCTCTCTGAATCTACACGTAGGTTTAGACCTGGGTTAGATGTCTCTGGACAAGAGGAGCACACTGGCTGTAACCCATTCAGGGAACACACTAAACATCAAAGCCTTGGAAAGACAAAATgtgctcttttcctttccccagctTCCTACTTAGCTGTGTTCAATGACTGTTGCTGTGATCCAAGAAGATGTGTGAGGACTGATACTTCTACAGATTCTCCTCCACTCCCAGttcacatatatataaacatagaCAAATAATAGCAGATTAATGCATTCACATATTAAATCATGCTATTTTCCCTCTGTATTCAGAAAATACTTCCCTTCTTGACTTTAAAGGAGCAAATGAAACAAGCCCTGGAAATTCTTACACAATTGTTTTTGCACAGGGAATGACAAATTGAGGATGGTGGGTTCTGCGTGTTTATCATAATAATCTCTATTAAGAGTGCATTTGAGTTTAAGTCATGGAAGTATTTTGTATACTAACAATTattctgtaattattttgaTAGTCCTCAAGTATTTAAGCAGTGCTAAATTTACCTAAAAGTCACTAATACTAAAGAAGTTTTGAGCATTTACTTGTATCTTGTGCTACAGAAAATCTAAGGAAGAATATGAAATagagcaagaaagaaagaggactgAAGAAGTGAGTATCTTACCTTTCCAGATGAGTTACATCGATGATTAAGGAATACTCTGATCTTCTGTCTTGGGTGTCAGCTGTGTCACTTTAAGGCAGTGTGTACCATCCTAAGCAAACAAAAGGGCTGTCAGGAAGGTCTGCCTGATACTGCTCTTTGAAAGGTCTGTTATATATGTTTTTCTTGATGGTAGCATTGACACCATCAGCCATTTGGTGGAGTTCATATGAAAGCATACTCCCACTCCAGTATCTCAATTCCAAAATCCTGCTAACGGATGTCAACCTTTCAGATCCAGAGAACATCTGAATTACTAATATTGTCAAGATCAAAGAGACTTCAAAGTATAAGCTTCTTAGAGACTACAGCATTCATAATCCTTCAGGAATTTTAAGAATCGCTTCATAGGCAGTGTAGTTATTCATTAGGTCTGCACAACACTGCCAGAACCTAATCACCAGGAGCCAGAAATCCTCTCCAGATGAGACCATTAGTTGATCTCAATTACAATAAACTGTATAGAAAGGTGAATTCAGAAAACTGAATGTAAACAGGGATGGGCTAAATAGCCAATTGCTCAGCAAcaaactgaaactgaaattggtttttacaagggcctgtagggacaggccaaggggaatggcttgaacctgctaGAACAGGGGAGattgaggcagaagctcttcacagaagctgtggatgccccatccctggcagtgctcaaggccaggttggacacaggggcttggagcagctgctccagtggaaggggtccctgcccgtggcaggggttggaactggatgagctttaaggtcccttccaacacaaaccaggctgggattatGTGAAATTAATTGCAGTGGAATCATGGCAATAAACCTCCCCTTCCCTGGGTGGATGTACACACATAGGTGGAATTGTAGGCTGTTTCAGAAGAGAGCAGAGTCACTCTGCCAGACTTTTCTGCCATTATGAAATTGAGCATAAtaaatttgaaaaagaaaacactgtttcttAAACCCAAACTGACAAAGGAAACTACTTGCAGACCAAATGTAGCTACTTTGTTGTTGACATTGTGTTTCCAAACCTACTCCCCTGTTCAAACCCGTGGTAGCAATGCTATTGAATGCAAGTCCTGAACACTTGCAATATACTACCAAATTAAATCCCTGCCCCAGGTGTGACACTGTAGAAGAGTGGTGAAAAAACTCTTCCTTTCCATATTAGAATGACATTCCAGAAAATAAGTCACCTCTTCTACTGGATTCCTTACAGAACTACTGGGAAAGTCAAACTTTGGCTCATTTTAGGAACTGAAGTTGTATTAAAATGCAGGCTTAGCCAAATCTATATAGACCAGCCAAGAATATCAGTGTTCTtgataaataaaacagattacAGAAGGCCCAGTCAAGTTTACCTTGATAGTTACTGTTCAATAATATGGTTTTGTTAGAGAATGTTTGAATACAACATAATTCAATGTTTGGATGGATGCTGGAGGGTTTTGACATGAATTAGATGGTTGAGGGATAGTGTAGACATTTCCTGGGCAAATCCCAGTTGTCTTTACTATTTTGAGACATGGGTTGTGTTGTCCAGATATCAATCAATGGTGTCAGAGATTACCCAGACCTGTTGTTTCCATTCAGCTGatgatttctctgtttctgtggaAACCTCAATATATGGTCCTACTTTTCCTATCGCACTGTATTTTTCTGGTGGACGACAGAGGTCTGCTTGAAAGACACAGGCAAAGTTGGCAAAAAACACCCTAACTCCAAATTATCTCTTtgggaaacaaaaagcaacttACCCAATATCCCAAACTCTCATTGCTATTTAGGGAACAGGTTTTGaactaaaccagaaaatacTGACTTATGACTGTAAGCCAGTAAGAACCTTCCAGTTAGTCAACCAAAATAGGTAGTTTGCTTTTGTTCACTTTGACAATGCAGCATGTAAACAACACTGTTTTAACTCACAGTTCTCTTGGgagctttctttgctttgacAGTGGGACTGTAGTGCCAGGAATTGGAATgcttggttttgtctgtttcttctttaaggCACGTGATAAATCTAAGTCACCAGCTGTTACCTGCAGTGTTCCAGGAGATTCGAGAGAAGCTGTTAATGCTAAAGAACCCAGTGAAGGAGCTCACAATTCTGAAGAAACTCCAAAACCTCGATTAGGTAATCTTATGGCAAAGTGCAATGCTGAATGTGCTATATGATACTGGTTTTGAGTTGTGGAAGACTCCATGGGTATAAAGGTTTGAAGAACCTGGCTGGATAGGCTGTGAGGAAAGCATCCTAGCTTTGAAGTccaccctgctttgagcaggataCTTGCAGTGGGCGACCTGCAGAAATGCCTCCAACCAGAGTTG
This window of the Melopsittacus undulatus isolate bMelUnd1 chromosome 3, bMelUnd1.mat.Z, whole genome shotgun sequence genome carries:
- the CFAP36 gene encoding cilia- and flagella-associated protein 36, with protein sequence MAAEEEEGDVEWVVDTIAGFLRGPAWSIPILEFMEQKCDVFDDEEESKLSYTEIYQEYQALVEKLLEDYLKEVGINEEKFQEAFSSPLAKTHTSQAILQTVLAAEDFRLFKKMMVQKNIEMQLQALSIIKERNGVLPDCLTEGSDVFSEIEQEEMKILREVLRKSKEEYEIEQERKRTEEARDKSKSPAVTCSVPGDSREAVNAKEPSEGAHNSEETPKPRLEQSQKPVREDLKPVRPLPKGAESSPQPCGTKGKGDSKKRSAGKCPENAAQKAGMKGPSSSEVEKQELKQREDYLKKKRDMLMATKKESRNNVLLPTDTAQKEEELPPKEEMSEEKQKLLQKRKMLAEKLKEEVINKR